From Ascaphus truei isolate aAscTru1 chromosome 17, aAscTru1.hap1, whole genome shotgun sequence, the proteins below share one genomic window:
- the SLC38A3 gene encoding sodium-coupled neutral amino acid transporter 3, giving the protein MHFPGQTEMADMSLSEKHAEALGLETPEPSYTGTQELEEFLPHNGGKEKARFTDFEGKTSFGMSVFNLSNAIMGSGILGLAYAMANTGVLLFLFLLTAVALLSSYSIHLLLKSSGIVGIRAYEQLGYKAFGTPGKLAAGIAITLQNIGAMSSYLYIVKSELPLVIQTFLNVPEKTADWYMNGNYLVIMVSITIIVPLALMKQLGYLGYTSGFSLGCMVFFLGSVIYKKFQIPCPLTWGDTNNTLSGNTSLLSAEYAYQNGQVDITESTVGECAAKMFTLNSQTAYTIPIMAFAFVCHPEVLPIYTELRDPTKKKMQCVCNISITVMYCMYFLAALFGYLTFYGHVESELLHTYSYVDPFDVLILCVRVAVLIAVTLTVPIVLFPVRRAIQHMLFQNKEFSWVRHTLIAVLLLTLINLLVIFAPTILGIFGFIGATSAPCLIFIFPAIFYIRIMPKDQEPMRSPPKILAACFAGLGVLFMIMSLSFIIIDWTTGSVKSSGSH; this is encoded by the exons ATGCACTTTCCTGGGCAGACAGAGATGGCGGACATGAGCCTGAGCGAGAAACATGCAGAGGCTTTGGGCCTAGAGACACCGGAGCCCAG CTACACCGgaactcaggagctggaggagtTCCTGCCGCACAACGGGGGGAAGGAGAAGGCCAGATTCACAGAC TTCGAAGGGAAAACGTCGTTTGGCATGTCCGTGTTTAACCTCAGTAACGCCATCATGGGCAGCGGGATCCTGGGGCTGGCCTACGCCATGGCTAACACTGGAGTCCTGTTATTCCT GTTCCTCCTCACAGCCGTGGCGCTGCTCTCCAGCTATTCCATCCACCTGCTGCTCAAATCCTCGGGGATTGTGG GGATCCGCGCCTATGAACAGCTGGGGTACAAGGCGTTTGGCACCCCTGGGAAGCTGGCAGCTGGTATTGCGATAACCTTGCAGAATATCGGAG CTATGTCTAGTTACCTGTATATTGTGAAGTCGGAGCTGCCGCTCGTCATACAGACATTCCTCAACGTGCCGGAGAAAACCGC AGATTGGTATATGAATGGGAATTATCTGGTTATTATGGTGTCAATAACCATCATCGTACCCCTGGCACTGATGAAACAGCTTG GGTATCTGGGCTACACCAGCGGGTTCTCCCTGGGCTGTATGGTCTTCTTCCTGGGCTCG gTAATATACAAGAAGTTTCAGATTCCCTGCCCGCTGACATGGGGTGACACCAACAACACACTGTCCGGAAACACGAGCCTGCTGTCAGCGGAATATGCCTATCAAAACGGGCAAGTTGACATCACAGAGTCCACCGTGGGAGAATGTGCCGCAAAGATGTTCACCCTGAACTCACAG accgCTTACACGATCCCCATCATGGCGTTCGCCTTCGTTTGTCACCCAGAGGTGCTGCCAATATACACCGAGCTGCGCGA CCCCACCAAGAAgaagatgcagtgtgtgtgtaacatctcCATCACTGTCATGTACTGCATGTACTTCCTGGCCGCGCTCTTCGGGTACCTCACCTTCTACG gGCATGTGGAGTCTGAGCTCTTGCACACATACAGTTACGTGGATCCTTTTGATGTCCTGATCTTGTGtgtgcgtgtcgctgtgctgatCGCCGTCACTCTCACAGTGCCCATCGTGCTCTTCCCG GTACGCCGCGCCATCCAGCACATGCTATTCCAGAACAAGGAGTTCAGTTGGGTCAGACACACGCTCATCGCGGTGCTTCTTCTCACGCTAATTAACCTCCTCGTTATCTTTGCCCCGACTATCCTGGGCATCTTCGGGTTCATAG GTGCCACGTCTGCTCCATGCCTGATCTTCATCTTCCCAGCGATATTCTACATCCGAATCATGCCCAAGGACCAGGAGCCCATGAGGTCTCCTCCCAAAATACTG GCCGCCTGCTTCGCCGGCCTTGGGGTCCTCTTCATGATCATGAGTCTGAGTTTTATCATCATTGACTGGACAACCGGAAGCGTCAAAAGCAGCGGGAGCCACTAa